Proteins encoded together in one Undibacterium sp. CCC3.4 window:
- a CDS encoding ABC transporter ATP-binding protein encodes MPHKPVAAIGSEKQQAVGLLVAAATPERRHVVLGIVFLCIAAGLEALGPLLGKAFIDRYLLPHQIDKSVVLGLLATYVLTGWAATWLRYLQLTRLAGVAMRSVRRLREQVYSHVLRLPMSFFDQAITGQLVSRVTNDTEAVKNLYVQVLFVMLDSSIVVLGALVAMAWLDWHLMLIVLLLIPAVVIIVWFYQRWSAPAVTRARQLRSEINAQVAESISGMSALQACNAERGFGQRFADTNRLHYTARLDELRANAWLLRPALDLLNSVLLVVVIYCFGQRDFSAIEVGVLYAFVSYIARVVDPLIQITLQFGQIQQAIVSAARVNALLQETIVPQHSSDALITHGELAIASVDFAYTPGYPVLQQISLQIPAGSFFGVVGHTGSGKSTLMSLLLRFYTAQAGSIRIDGQPLAAFSEAHFRASVGLVPQEPFLLAASAGENISMGRNLSQAEIERAARAAHVHDFILQLEDGYATALGEGGARLSTGQKQLVAIARALAGRPRILFLDEATSHIDSETEQIVQLALAELRGQVTVVAIAHRLSTIRDADSIVVLNHGHVAEQGRHQELMQIDQGLYQKLYLLQTLEE; translated from the coding sequence ATGCCGCATAAACCAGTCGCTGCAATCGGCTCGGAAAAACAGCAAGCGGTCGGATTGCTGGTCGCCGCCGCCACCCCAGAACGCCGCCACGTCGTGCTCGGCATCGTGTTTCTGTGTATCGCGGCCGGTCTCGAAGCGCTTGGCCCCTTGCTCGGCAAAGCCTTCATCGATCGCTATTTGTTACCGCACCAAATCGACAAGTCGGTGGTACTCGGCTTGCTGGCCACGTATGTGCTGACCGGCTGGGCTGCCACCTGGCTGCGCTATCTGCAACTGACGCGCTTGGCCGGCGTGGCGATGCGCTCGGTACGCCGGTTGCGGGAACAGGTGTACAGCCATGTACTGCGCCTGCCTATGAGTTTCTTTGATCAAGCCATCACCGGCCAACTGGTGAGCCGCGTCACCAATGATACCGAAGCGGTTAAAAATCTCTACGTGCAGGTGCTGTTTGTGATGCTCGACAGTTCCATCGTCGTGCTCGGTGCCTTGGTCGCCATGGCTTGGCTGGATTGGCATCTGATGCTCATCGTGCTGCTGTTGATTCCGGCAGTAGTGATCATCGTCTGGTTTTATCAGCGTTGGAGTGCGCCGGCCGTCACGCGGGCGCGTCAATTACGCAGTGAAATCAATGCCCAAGTGGCCGAAAGTATCAGCGGCATGAGCGCGCTGCAAGCCTGTAATGCCGAACGCGGTTTCGGGCAGCGCTTTGCCGACACCAACCGCTTGCATTACACCGCCAGGCTTGATGAATTGCGCGCCAATGCCTGGCTGCTGCGACCAGCCTTGGATTTGCTCAACTCGGTGCTGCTGGTGGTGGTGATTTACTGTTTTGGCCAGCGCGATTTTTCCGCTATCGAAGTCGGGGTTTTGTATGCCTTTGTCAGCTATATCGCGCGCGTGGTCGATCCGCTGATCCAAATCACCCTGCAATTCGGGCAAATTCAGCAAGCCATCGTCTCGGCGGCCCGAGTTAATGCCTTGCTGCAGGAAACAATCGTCCCGCAGCACAGCAGCGACGCCCTGATCACGCACGGCGAACTGGCCATCGCGTCGGTCGATTTCGCCTACACGCCCGGTTATCCGGTGCTACAACAGATCAGCCTGCAGATTCCAGCCGGCAGTTTTTTCGGTGTGGTCGGCCATACTGGCAGCGGCAAATCGACGCTGATGAGTTTGTTACTGCGTTTTTACACCGCCCAAGCCGGCAGCATACGCATCGATGGCCAACCCCTGGCAGCATTTTCTGAAGCGCATTTCCGCGCCAGCGTCGGTCTGGTGCCGCAAGAACCGTTTCTGCTGGCCGCCAGCGCCGGCGAAAACATCAGTATGGGGCGCAATCTCAGCCAAGCCGAGATCGAGCGCGCCGCGCGGGCCGCCCATGTCCACGATTTCATCTTGCAGCTCGAAGACGGTTACGCTACCGCGCTCGGTGAAGGCGGTGCCCGCCTCTCTACCGGCCAAAAGCAATTGGTCGCCATCGCGCGGGCCTTGGCTGGCCGGCCGCGCATCTTGTTTCTCGATGAAGCGACTTCGCATATCGACAGTGAAACCGAACAAATCGTACAACTGGCTTTGGCCGAATTACGCGGACAGGTGACGGTGGTCGCGATTGCCCATAGACTCTCAACCATCCGCGATGCCGACAGCATCGTCGTGCTCAATCACGGCCACGTGGCCGAGCAAGGCAGACACCAAGAATTGATGCAAATCGATCAAGGTCTGTATCAAAAGCTCTATCTGCTGCAAACTTTAGAAGAATAG
- the metC gene encoding cystathionine beta-lyase codes for MNHHQHPLQTATRLTHAGRKDKQHGGPVNPPLVRASTMLFPDCAALADACGTRRSYARHATETTLALEHALCAAEGAAGCMLTSSGLSAITTTLLALLGPGDHLLMVDTVYDPTRDFCAGLLRQIGVTTTYYDPLIGAGIAALMQPNTKVVFVESPGSLTFEVQDIPAIAAVAHAGGAVLVSDSTWATPIGWDSFALGIDVSIHAATKYIVGHSDALMGAILTNDALYERVRQCYKQLGMSVGADDAALALRGLRTMAARLAVHRDSAHVVARWLQAQPEVAEVLYPPLEGSAGHALWKRDFRPEYACGLMGAVFRADITQQQMTALIDRTRLFGIGFSWGGYESLILPTWPAKCRSIDAEKWQAPMLRLHVGLEAVDDLLDDLALGFAALRADGLAVAA; via the coding sequence ATGAACCACCACCAGCACCCCTTACAAACCGCCACCCGCTTGACGCATGCCGGTCGCAAAGACAAGCAGCACGGCGGGCCGGTCAATCCACCCTTGGTGCGCGCTTCGACCATGCTGTTTCCCGATTGTGCTGCCTTAGCCGATGCCTGTGGCACGCGCCGCTCTTACGCCCGCCATGCCACCGAAACCACGCTCGCGCTCGAACACGCCCTGTGTGCTGCCGAAGGGGCGGCCGGCTGCATGTTGACTTCGTCGGGGCTGTCAGCCATTACCACCACCTTGCTGGCCTTGCTGGGCCCGGGCGATCATTTGCTGATGGTCGATACGGTATACGATCCGACGCGCGATTTTTGCGCCGGCCTGTTACGCCAAATCGGCGTGACGACGACCTACTACGATCCGCTCATCGGTGCCGGCATTGCCGCCCTCATGCAGCCCAATACCAAAGTAGTGTTTGTCGAGTCACCGGGTTCGCTGACCTTTGAAGTGCAGGATATTCCGGCCATCGCCGCAGTGGCGCATGCCGGCGGCGCGGTGCTGGTGTCCGACAGTACTTGGGCCACGCCGATAGGTTGGGATTCGTTCGCACTCGGTATCGATGTCTCGATTCATGCTGCCACCAAATATATCGTCGGCCATTCGGATGCCTTGATGGGGGCCATCTTGACCAACGACGCCCTGTATGAGCGCGTGCGTCAATGTTATAAACAGCTCGGTATGTCGGTCGGTGCCGACGATGCGGCCTTGGCGCTGCGTGGCTTGCGCACCATGGCGGCGCGCTTGGCCGTACATCGCGACAGCGCGCACGTGGTGGCGCGCTGGTTGCAGGCGCAACCGGAAGTGGCGGAAGTGCTGTATCCACCGCTCGAAGGCAGCGCCGGCCATGCCTTGTGGAAGCGCGATTTCCGTCCTGAATATGCCTGCGGTTTAATGGGTGCCGTGTTTCGCGCCGATATCACGCAGCAGCAAATGACCGCGCTGATCGATCGCACGCGCTTATTTGGCATTGGTTTCAGTTGGGGTGGCTATGAAAGCTTGATCTTGCCGACTTGGCCGGCTAAGTGTCGCAGCATCGATGCAGAAAAATGGCAAGCGCCGATGCTGCGTCTGCATGTCGGTCTCGAAGCTGTCGATGATTTGCTCGATGATTTGGCACTTGGCTTTGCCGCTCTGCGCGCCGACGGCTTGGCCGTGGCAGCGTGA
- the metK gene encoding methionine adenosyltransferase has translation MANDFLFTSESVSEGHPDKVADQISDAILDAIFEQDPLSRVAAETLTNTGLVVLAGEITTQANVDYIQVARDTIKRIGYDNTEYGIDYKGCAVLVAYDKQSNDIAQGVDRASDDYLNIGAGDQGLMFGYACDETPELMPAPIYYAHRLVERQAQLRKDGRLPFLRPDAKSQVTMRYVDGKPHSIDTVVLSTQHSPDQSETATKMKASFIEAIIEEIIKPVLPKEWLLDTKFLINPTGRFVIGGPQGDCGLTGRKIIVDTYGGACPHGGGAFSGKDPTKVDRSAAYAARYVAKNIVAAGLARQCQIQVAYAIGVARPMNVTVYTEGTGVIPDEQLSALVNEHFDLRPKGIIQMLDLLRPIYAKTAAYGHFGREEPEFTWERTDKAALLRAAAGLN, from the coding sequence ATGGCTAATGATTTCCTTTTCACTTCCGAATCGGTGTCCGAAGGACACCCGGACAAAGTCGCCGATCAAATTTCGGACGCAATCCTCGACGCTATTTTTGAACAAGATCCGCTCTCGCGGGTGGCGGCAGAAACTCTGACCAACACCGGTTTGGTGGTGTTGGCCGGTGAAATTACCACACAAGCCAATGTCGATTACATTCAGGTCGCCCGCGATACCATCAAGCGCATCGGCTATGACAATACCGAATACGGCATCGATTATAAAGGCTGCGCGGTGCTGGTCGCCTACGATAAGCAGAGCAATGACATCGCCCAAGGGGTCGATCGCGCCAGCGATGATTACCTCAATATTGGTGCCGGCGATCAAGGCTTGATGTTCGGTTACGCCTGCGATGAAACCCCGGAACTGATGCCGGCACCGATTTACTATGCCCACCGTTTGGTCGAGCGCCAAGCGCAGTTGCGTAAAGACGGTCGCCTGCCGTTCCTGCGTCCCGATGCCAAGAGCCAAGTGACGATGCGCTATGTCGATGGCAAGCCGCACAGTATCGATACCGTCGTGCTGTCGACTCAGCATAGCCCGGACCAGAGCGAAACCGCCACCAAGATGAAAGCCTCGTTCATCGAAGCCATCATCGAAGAGATCATCAAACCGGTGCTGCCGAAAGAATGGCTGCTCGATACCAAGTTCTTGATCAATCCTACCGGGCGCTTCGTCATCGGTGGCCCGCAAGGCGATTGCGGCCTCACCGGTCGCAAGATCATCGTCGACACCTACGGCGGCGCTTGCCCGCACGGTGGTGGTGCTTTTTCCGGTAAAGATCCGACCAAAGTCGATCGTTCGGCTGCGTATGCGGCACGCTATGTCGCCAAAAACATCGTCGCCGCCGGTTTGGCACGGCAATGCCAGATTCAAGTCGCGTATGCGATCGGCGTGGCGCGCCCGATGAATGTCACCGTCTACACCGAAGGTACGGGTGTGATTCCGGACGAGCAATTGTCGGCCCTGGTAAATGAACACTTCGATCTGCGTCCGAAAGGCATCATTCAGATGCTCGATCTGCTGCGTCCGATTTATGCCAAAACCGCCGCCTACGGCCATTTCGGTCGTGAAGAGCCGGAATTCACTTGGGAACGTACCGACAAAGCGGCGCTCCTGCGCGCTGCCGCCGGCTTGAACTGA
- a CDS encoding ABC transporter ATP-binding protein: MTLAQLLREFLRRHWRHYSAAGLMLFAVAALTVLIPRRVGAIIDRMVKHELDQRSLAFELLWLLLMGLAIYFLRVGWRLQLFAASYQLGVELRTRLYQRLSLQGQSFFQQQRTGDLMALGTNDADAIELAAGEAALAGFDGSLTFALVIGMMLLGVDWRLAAAALLPFPLMAWAFTKITRQIQQASRNSLECFSALNDQVQESLAGVRTLRALGLEQRSAAQFAALAERASAASLSAQRWEAAYEPTVGIALTSAGALTLAVGGFLVWQEEISIGMLTSFSMYLGQLIWPMFAAGWVLSLLERGKAAWNRLEPVLSAPLSVTDSGQISTPPSGSVQLHAVSFTYPGQQQPALSDISLTLAPGQTLGIVGPTGAGKSTLIRLLLRQIECAAEGGVICWGGQPLADYRLHSLRSAINWVAQEPFLFSASVADNIALARPDASRAEVMAAATLAAIHDDILRFPHAYDTAVGERGVSLSGGQRQRVAIARALLTVSPLLLLDDALSAVDTDTETRILQHLADWRSEHALRSTVIVSHRLSAVVDADHIVVLREGRIVEQGRHAELLAADQWYAAQWRYQQLEASLNAA, from the coding sequence ATGACACTCGCCCAGCTACTCCGAGAATTCCTTCGCCGCCACTGGCGCCATTACAGCGCGGCCGGTCTGATGTTGTTCGCCGTCGCCGCCCTGACGGTGCTGATTCCGCGCCGGGTCGGGGCCATCATCGATCGCATGGTCAAACATGAACTCGATCAGCGCAGCTTAGCGTTCGAGTTGCTGTGGCTGTTACTGATGGGCTTGGCGATCTATTTTCTGCGGGTGGGCTGGCGTTTACAATTATTTGCCGCTTCGTATCAGCTCGGGGTCGAGCTGCGTACTCGCTTGTATCAGCGTCTGAGTTTGCAAGGGCAAAGTTTTTTTCAGCAACAGCGCACCGGCGATCTGATGGCGCTCGGGACCAATGATGCCGATGCCATCGAATTGGCGGCCGGTGAAGCGGCTTTAGCTGGCTTTGACGGCTCGCTGACATTCGCGCTGGTAATCGGTATGATGCTGCTCGGGGTAGATTGGCGTTTGGCCGCGGCGGCGCTGCTACCCTTCCCGCTCATGGCATGGGCGTTTACTAAAATTACTCGGCAAATCCAACAAGCTTCGCGTAATTCGCTCGAGTGTTTCAGTGCCCTCAATGATCAAGTACAAGAAAGCTTGGCCGGGGTGCGCACACTGCGCGCGCTCGGTTTGGAACAACGCAGCGCGGCGCAATTCGCCGCCTTGGCCGAACGCGCGTCTGCCGCCAGTCTGTCGGCGCAACGTTGGGAAGCCGCGTATGAGCCAACGGTCGGCATTGCGCTCACCAGCGCCGGTGCGCTGACCTTGGCCGTCGGCGGTTTTCTGGTCTGGCAAGAAGAAATCAGCATCGGTATGTTGACCAGTTTTTCCATGTATTTGGGTCAACTGATCTGGCCGATGTTCGCTGCCGGTTGGGTCTTGTCATTACTGGAACGCGGCAAAGCGGCCTGGAACCGGCTCGAGCCGGTGCTCAGCGCCCCCTTATCGGTCACCGACAGCGGCCAAATCAGCACGCCACCCTCGGGCAGCGTGCAACTGCATGCGGTCTCCTTCACTTATCCTGGCCAGCAACAACCGGCACTCAGTGACATCAGCCTCACGCTCGCACCGGGCCAGACCCTGGGCATAGTCGGCCCTACCGGTGCCGGTAAATCGACACTGATCCGTTTATTGTTACGGCAAATAGAATGCGCCGCCGAAGGCGGAGTAATCTGCTGGGGTGGTCAGCCTTTGGCCGACTACCGTTTGCACAGCCTGCGCAGTGCCATCAACTGGGTGGCACAGGAACCGTTTTTATTTTCTGCTTCAGTGGCCGACAACATCGCGTTGGCACGGCCCGATGCCAGCCGCGCCGAAGTGATGGCAGCGGCGACGCTGGCGGCGATTCATGATGATATTCTGCGTTTTCCACACGCTTATGACACCGCCGTCGGTGAACGCGGCGTCTCGCTCTCGGGCGGCCAGCGCCAGCGCGTCGCCATCGCGCGCGCACTGCTGACGGTGAGTCCGCTGCTGCTGCTCGACGATGCCTTGTCGGCCGTCGACACCGACACCGAAACCCGCATCCTGCAGCATCTGGCCGACTGGCGCAGTGAACATGCGCTGCGCAGTACCGTCATCGTCAGCCATCGCCTCAGCGCAGTGGTCGATGCCGATCATATCGTGGTGCTACGCGAAGGCCGTATCGTCGAACAAGGTCGGCATGCCGAACTGCTGGCCGCCGACCAATGGTATGCCGCGCAATGGCGTTATCAACAACTGGAGGCCAGTCTCAATGCCGCATAA
- a CDS encoding PBP1A family penicillin-binding protein codes for MKWLLAVFLALGLAAASTAAYVLLVVVPDLPALDAVTDYQPKIPLRIYTADNALIGEFGDEHRDFVAIADIPAVLKNALLSIEDARFYEHHGVDFIGLSRALLADLSGGFHQGASTITMQVARNFFLSQEKTINRKIREILLTFRIEAALSKDQILELYMNQIYLGQRTHGFSSAAKTYFGKPLNQLSLAEAAMLAGIPQNPVRHNPAVNPQRAKERQILVLKSMLRKDLITPAQFEQASHEHLTVTGKQQFDAHADYAAEMVRQVIVAEYKEAAYTSGIRVTTTLLKADQDAAWEAVRKNVMEYDQRHGYRGPETRITLPSNEDERDDAIDDVLRKYPSNERLLAAVVTAASGKTVAAELASGESIEITGEGLRFAAAALQSKAKAELKIAPGALIRVIQDSKKRWSISQLPEVEGAYVALNADSGAYRALVGGFDFNRNKFNHVSSAWRQPGSSLKPFIYSAALEKGFAPATLINDVQLSATTDVLLHWDPRNDDNKYDGPISLRTALAQSKNVASVRVLKAIGVATARDWLPRFGFSKDKHPDNLTLALGTGAVTPLQLAGAYAVFANGGFQVKPWLISKVTDSHGKLLSEAKPALPALEENRVIDSRNAFVMDSLLREVTRSGTGAAASVRLGRHDLAGKTGTSSEAVDGWFAGYAANVVAVAWMGYDDPKSLGGREFGATLALPIWIDSMRASLAGKAESKRTPPDGVLNVEGDWVYSEFQNGAGVKTLDLEETAPLPVPG; via the coding sequence ATGAAATGGCTCTTAGCAGTTTTTCTGGCGCTCGGCCTGGCCGCCGCCAGCACTGCCGCCTATGTGTTGCTGGTGGTCGTACCTGATTTACCAGCGCTCGACGCGGTTACCGATTATCAACCGAAAATTCCACTGCGTATTTACACCGCAGACAATGCCTTGATCGGCGAATTCGGTGATGAACACCGCGACTTTGTCGCGATTGCCGACATTCCCGCAGTATTGAAAAATGCTCTGCTGAGCATTGAGGATGCCCGTTTTTATGAACATCACGGGGTCGATTTCATCGGCCTTAGCCGCGCCTTGCTGGCTGATTTGAGCGGCGGCTTTCACCAGGGTGCCTCGACCATCACGATGCAGGTGGCGCGCAATTTTTTCTTATCCCAAGAAAAAACTATCAACCGAAAAATTCGCGAGATTCTGTTGACCTTCCGTATCGAGGCAGCACTATCGAAAGATCAGATTCTCGAACTGTATATGAATCAGATTTATCTCGGCCAGCGCACCCATGGTTTTTCCAGCGCCGCCAAAACCTATTTCGGCAAACCGCTCAATCAACTCTCCCTGGCGGAAGCGGCAATGCTGGCCGGGATACCGCAAAACCCAGTACGACATAATCCGGCGGTCAATCCGCAGCGCGCCAAAGAACGCCAAATCCTGGTACTCAAAAGCATGCTCAGAAAAGACTTGATCACGCCGGCGCAATTCGAGCAAGCCAGCCATGAACATCTGACCGTCACGGGCAAGCAGCAATTCGATGCGCACGCCGACTATGCGGCTGAAATGGTACGCCAAGTCATCGTCGCCGAATATAAAGAGGCAGCCTATACTTCCGGCATTCGCGTCACCACCACCTTGCTCAAAGCCGATCAGGATGCGGCCTGGGAAGCGGTGCGCAAAAATGTCATGGAGTACGATCAGCGCCACGGCTACCGCGGCCCGGAAACGCGCATCACCTTGCCGAGCAATGAGGATGAGCGCGACGATGCGATCGATGATGTGCTGCGCAAATATCCCTCCAATGAGCGCCTGCTTGCTGCGGTCGTGACTGCCGCCTCAGGTAAAACCGTGGCGGCTGAATTGGCCAGTGGTGAGAGCATAGAAATCACTGGCGAGGGCTTGCGCTTTGCCGCCGCCGCACTGCAAAGCAAAGCCAAAGCCGAACTGAAAATTGCGCCAGGCGCGCTGATACGCGTGATACAAGACAGCAAAAAACGCTGGAGCATCAGCCAATTACCCGAAGTGGAAGGGGCCTATGTGGCGCTCAATGCCGACAGCGGTGCGTATCGCGCGCTGGTTGGCGGTTTCGATTTCAACCGCAATAAATTCAATCATGTCAGCAGTGCCTGGCGCCAGCCCGGCTCCAGCCTCAAGCCCTTCATTTATTCGGCGGCCTTGGAAAAAGGCTTTGCTCCGGCTACCCTGATCAATGACGTGCAATTGTCAGCCACCACCGATGTCTTGTTGCATTGGGATCCGCGCAATGATGATAATAAATACGATGGCCCGATCAGCCTGCGCACGGCCTTGGCGCAGTCGAAAAATGTCGCCTCAGTACGGGTACTCAAAGCCATAGGAGTAGCCACGGCACGCGACTGGTTGCCACGTTTCGGCTTTAGCAAAGACAAGCATCCCGACAATCTGACGCTGGCCCTCGGCACCGGTGCCGTCACGCCGCTGCAGTTGGCCGGCGCGTATGCCGTATTTGCCAACGGCGGGTTTCAAGTCAAGCCGTGGTTGATCAGTAAAGTGACGGATTCACATGGCAAGCTGCTGAGCGAAGCCAAGCCAGCGCTGCCAGCGCTGGAAGAAAACCGTGTGATCGACAGCCGCAATGCTTTTGTCATGGATAGTTTGCTGCGCGAAGTCACACGCAGCGGTACCGGTGCAGCCGCGTCAGTAAGACTGGGTCGTCACGATTTGGCCGGCAAAACCGGTACCAGCAGCGAGGCCGTCGACGGTTGGTTCGCCGGGTATGCCGCCAATGTGGTGGCGGTGGCGTGGATGGGTTACGACGATCCGAAATCGCTGGGTGGACGTGAATTTGGTGCCACACTGGCGCTGCCGATTTGGATCGACAGCATGCGCGCCAGTTTGGCCGGTAAAGCCGAAAGCAAGCGCACACCGCCCGATGGCGTGCTCAATGTCGAGGGTGACTGGGTCTACAGTGAGTTTCAAAATGGTGCGGGCGTGAAGACCCTCGATCTGGAAGAAACTGCGCCGCTTCCGGTGCCGGGATAA
- a CDS encoding M14 family zinc carboxypeptidase, whose product MQWVLLRNNSLTALRCRHSLALLMSTALPAFAAAPAPAKINDWCIPLAAKLPKISTNDCRNSKLVPSGANSINGFPLLTRDIGADPKQKRPLKILLLGGIHGDEQTASAIVFRWLDAMQKSGPQEFQWKIAPLVNPDGMLAPKSQRMNAHGVDLNRNFPTPGWQQEAPAYWSRVTRRDPRRFPGRAPVSEPESRWVFDTIEKFKPDLVISVHAPFGVLDFDGPSAPPSRFGRLIYSRVGVYPGSLGNYSGVHKDIPVVTIELPNATQMPPEAEIQRIWQDMQKWIRANVATPLKTASNP is encoded by the coding sequence ATGCAATGGGTACTCTTGCGTAACAATTCCCTCACCGCTTTGCGCTGCCGGCACAGTTTGGCACTGCTGATGAGCACGGCACTTCCAGCCTTCGCGGCAGCGCCAGCGCCAGCAAAAATCAATGACTGGTGCATACCCTTGGCGGCGAAACTGCCAAAAATTTCTACCAATGATTGCCGAAACAGTAAGCTCGTTCCCAGCGGAGCGAATTCCATCAATGGTTTTCCGCTGCTCACGCGCGATATCGGTGCCGATCCTAAGCAGAAGCGCCCACTGAAAATCTTGTTACTGGGTGGAATACACGGCGATGAGCAGACTGCCTCGGCCATCGTGTTTCGCTGGCTCGACGCGATGCAAAAAAGTGGGCCACAGGAATTTCAATGGAAGATCGCACCGCTGGTCAATCCGGACGGTATGCTGGCACCCAAATCGCAACGCATGAATGCCCATGGTGTCGATTTGAATCGTAATTTCCCTACCCCCGGCTGGCAACAGGAAGCACCGGCTTACTGGTCTCGCGTAACGCGCCGTGATCCGCGCCGCTTTCCCGGCCGCGCCCCGGTTTCCGAGCCGGAAAGCCGTTGGGTCTTTGATACCATAGAAAAATTCAAGCCTGACCTGGTAATCTCGGTGCATGCACCGTTCGGCGTGCTCGATTTCGATGGTCCGAGTGCACCGCCAAGTCGCTTCGGGCGCTTGATCTACAGCCGCGTCGGCGTGTATCCTGGTTCGCTCGGCAACTACAGCGGCGTGCACAAAGATATTCCGGTAGTGACGATAGAGTTACCAAACGCGACGCAAATGCCACCGGAGGCCGAAATTCAACGGATCTGGCAAGACATGCAAAAATGGATACGTGCGAATGTCGCGACCCCACTTAAAACGGCCAGCAATCCTTGA
- a CDS encoding MBL fold metallo-hydrolase, giving the protein MAIELYNDGKHICVMFNDLVKDAGDHAVQANQFLIVSDGEGALIDPSGHLTYNSLVLAMHKYLPKQQLKYLFASHQDPDIIGALDKWLFSTSCNLYVSKLWSRFVPHFCNLNRADGRIIGIPDEGMPVVMRDTIIHAVPAHFLHAEGNFQFYDSKSKILFSGDMGASMVDADAILQPIRSKEEFYRELPSMSGFHQRYMVSNKVCRYWANMVRQMDIDMLVPQHGRYFVGREAIHAFLDWIENLQCGIDLFTQEQYRFRG; this is encoded by the coding sequence TTGGCTATCGAACTCTACAATGACGGCAAACACATTTGTGTGATGTTTAATGACCTCGTCAAAGATGCTGGCGATCATGCGGTTCAAGCGAATCAATTTCTTATCGTTTCCGATGGTGAGGGGGCACTGATCGATCCGTCCGGGCATTTGACCTACAATTCTCTGGTGCTGGCGATGCATAAATACCTCCCCAAGCAGCAGCTCAAATATCTGTTCGCCTCACACCAAGATCCGGACATCATCGGCGCGCTCGACAAGTGGTTGTTCAGCACTTCGTGCAACTTGTATGTTTCCAAGCTGTGGTCGCGTTTCGTGCCGCATTTTTGTAACCTCAACCGCGCCGACGGTCGCATCATCGGCATTCCCGACGAAGGCATGCCGGTGGTGATGCGTGACACCATCATTCATGCCGTGCCGGCACATTTTCTGCATGCCGAAGGTAATTTTCAATTTTATGACAGCAAATCGAAGATACTGTTTTCCGGCGATATGGGGGCATCGATGGTCGATGCCGATGCGATTCTTCAGCCGATTCGCAGCAAAGAAGAGTTTTATCGCGAATTACCCAGCATGAGCGGTTTTCACCAGCGTTACATGGTGTCGAACAAGGTGTGCCGTTACTGGGCTAATATGGTCAGGCAGATGGATATCGACATGCTCGTGCCGCAGCATGGCCGTTACTTCGTAGGCCGCGAGGCCATCCATGCCTTCCTTGATTGGATAGAAAATTTACAGTGCGGCATCGATTTATTCACGCAGGAGCAGTATCGCTTCCGCGGCTGA
- a CDS encoding Lrp/AsnC family transcriptional regulator: MDKKDLEILSLLQKDASIALSDLAQAVHLSVTPCWRRVQKLHEDGVIRQQVALCDPVALNLGLTVMVALKAARHNEQWMQQFISGVKDIAEIVEILRMSGELDYLLKVHVPDMAGFDIVYKKLVKVADLQDVSSSFVMEVIKSTTALPLHYAVLKAKAS, translated from the coding sequence ATGGATAAAAAAGATCTCGAAATTCTCAGTTTACTGCAAAAAGATGCGTCGATTGCTTTGTCTGATCTGGCGCAAGCCGTGCATTTGTCGGTCACGCCGTGTTGGCGGCGTGTGCAGAAACTGCATGAAGATGGGGTGATACGACAGCAGGTGGCCTTGTGCGACCCGGTCGCGCTCAATCTCGGTTTGACGGTGATGGTGGCGCTGAAAGCGGCGCGCCACAATGAACAATGGATGCAACAATTCATCAGCGGCGTCAAAGATATCGCCGAAATCGTTGAAATTCTGCGCATGAGTGGTGAGCTCGATTACCTGCTCAAGGTGCATGTGCCGGACATGGCCGGGTTTGATATCGTATATAAAAAACTGGTGAAGGTGGCAGACCTGCAGGATGTCAGTTCAAGCTTTGTGATGGAAGTCATCAAGAGCACCACCGCGCTGCCGCTCCATTACGCCGTGCTCAAGGCGAAAGCATCGTGA